In the genome of Spirochaetaceae bacterium, the window AGACCTCCGCCTACGGCGCCGCCACCGCGGTTGGCCTGTTCGGCAAGGACGCCAGCGACGAGAAGGTGGTCAAGATCATGCAGATCCTGGAGTGGATCGAGACCGACCCCGACCGCCACTGGCGCAGCCGCGTCGGCCCGATGGGCATCTTCGACCCGGAGGTGAAGTACGCCGAGCGGGTGTCGCCGACCGAGATCCGCCGCATCGGCGAGTTCCACAACAACGAGGCGTACGCCAAGGCCGGCATGTACAAGTTCGCCATGCACAACTACCGGCCCATTGAGCTGTGGCGCACCAACATCGCCGGCGAGGTGGCGACCGTGGTGGAGGCGGGCGTGGCCGCCCGGCTGGTCGACGAGGGGCCGTGGGTGGAGTTCTCGGCCGACGTCAACAAGCTGCGCGGCGACCTGAGCGACATCGAGGTGCAGTTCTACGTCAAGGCGATCTCCGGCGCGATCGACATCGACGCCGAGTGGGACGCCTACGTGGAATCCTGGATGGCCAACGGCGGCGCGCGCATGACCGAGGCCGCCAAGCAGTTCATCAACGACGGAACCATCATGGAGTGAGTCCGCACGGTCACTCCGTGACATGGCAGGCGATGAAACCGAGGTGCGGACATCGCCCGCCGGCCGGCTTTTCCGGATCAGGCACCGTTGGGCGCCCGAACACTGAAGCAGTTGTGCGGGCTTGGGCGCCGGTGACCGCGCTCACATGAAATCGCCGGACGCGATATCGGCGGCGGGGGCGCCGGCGCATGCCCGGGTGAATTGGGGTGCGCGCTGGCGCCTGATGCGCCGCTACAAGCTGATCTACCTGCTCCTGCTGCCGGCGGCGGCCTACTTCGTGCTGTTCCAGTACGGCCCGATGTACGGCATCCAGATCGCCTTCAAGGACTTCAAGCTGCTCAAGGGCATCTGGGCGAGCGAGTGGGTGGGGTTCGAGCACTTCGTCGCCATGTTCGGGGCGCCGCGCTTCTGGCAGGTGCTGCGCAACACCGTGGTGATCAGCGTGCTCAAGCTGCTGTTCGGGTTCCCGGCGCCGATCCTGTTTGCCATCATGCTCAACGAGCTGATCGGCGTGCGCTTCAAGAAGAGCGTGCAGACCATCAGCTACCTGCCGCACTTCATCTCCTGGGTGGTGCTGGCAGGCATCGTCTACGAAGTGCTGTCGCCGTCACTCGGCATCGTCAACCAGATGATCGAGGCGACCGGCGGGCGACCGCACAACTTCATGGCCGATTCGGACTGGTTCGTAGGCGTGGTGGTGATCAGCTACGTGTGGCAGACGTTCGGCTGGGGCTCGATCATCTACCTGGCGGCGTTGGCCGGCATCGATCCGCAACTCTACGAGGCCGCCCAGATCGACGGTGCGAGCCGCCTGCAGCGCACCATGCGCATCACCATCCCGTCGCTGTACCCGGTGATGGTGATCGTGTTTCTGCTGCGCGTCGGCAACCTGCTGGAGGTGGGATTCGACCAGATCTTCAACCTGCAGAACCCTACCATCTACGACACCGGCGACATCATCGAGACCTACACCTACCGCAAGGGGATCATCCAGCAGGACTGGAGCTACGCGTCCGCCGTCGGGCTGTTCAACAACACGGTGGGGCTAATCCTGCTGCTGGTGGTGAACCGGTTCACCCGCGTGGCCCGGGAGTTCGGGTTTTGAGCGTCCTGCGCACGCGCGGCGAGCGGCTGTTCGATGCCCTCAACGTCACCGTCCTGATTCTCGTGTCGGCGGTGGTGGTGATTCCGTTCTGGCTGCTCCTGGTGGACTCGTTCAGCACCCCCGAGTCAGTATACCTGCGCGAGTTCCGCGCCCAGTTGCTGCCGGTGTCCTGGTCGATCACCGCCTACGAAACCGTGCTGCAGAAGTCCGCCATCGGCACCGCCTACGCCAACACCCTGTTCCGCACCGTGGTGGGAACAGTGCTGAACACCCTGGTGACGATTGCCGCCGCGTACGCCATCTCCAAGCGCCGGCTGCCGTTCATCCGCGCGTTCACGTTCCTGGTGGTGTTCACGCTATTCTTCAACGGCGGGCTGATTCCGCGCTTCTTGCTGGTGCGCTCCGTGGGGCTGCTCGATTCGCGCTGGGCGCTGATCTGGCCGGTGCTGGTGCAGGCCTACACGCTGCTGATCGCGCGCAACTTCATGTTCTCGATTCCCGACAGCCTGGAGGAGTCCGCCTACATCGACGGCGCCAACGAGATCACCATCCTGTGGCGCATTATCCTGCCGCTGTCCAAGCCGATCATCGCCACGGTGGCGCTGTGGGGCGCCGTGATGCACTGGAACGCCTGGTTCGACGCGCTGATCTACGTCACCGACCACACCAAGATCGTGCTGCAACTGCTGCTGCGGCGGGTGCTGCTGGAGGCGCAGATCATGTCGATGACCGATGTGGACCTGGAGACCGACACGGCGGTGACCGAGGAGACCGTGAAGGCGGCGCTGATCTTCATCAGCATCGGCCCGATCGTGATCCTGTATCCGTTCGCGCAGAAGTACTTCATCCGCGGCGTGCTGATCGGCTCGGTCAAGGGCTGACGGAAGGCGCCCGCGCCGGCGCGGCGCAACGGCGGTCGCCGACAAGTGCCGCGCGGTAGCGCCGTGCCGATGCCGCCGCAGGTTCGTGCACGCGTTCATGAGCGCATTCAGCAGTCAAGAGAGGCGCGCGGTAGCGCCGTGCCGGTCGCGCCGCGGTTCCGTGTACGCGCCGACGGGCGATCTCAACCAAAGAGGTCCTGCTCGGTGGCGCCGGCGCTCAGGTCGGCTTCCGTCAGCATGACGTGGAATATCTGCCGTTTCTGGTGGTCCAGGAACAGATGCAGGCGGTCGCCGTCGAGCACCAGGTCGGCGTAGGACAACTCCACCCGGCGCCTTGCGTCGCGCGTGGACGGCGCCGCGCGCGGCACGGTGGTGTCGGCGAGCAGCAGGCGCGGTGGACTCCACGAGCGGCCTTCGTCCCGTGACAGGCACGCCCACAGCTCGCGCCGGTCCGCTTGGCCGCGCCAGTCTCCGGAGCCCTGGTTGTGGATCAGCGCCACCATCGTGCTGCCGCCGGCGAGCCAGAACACCATCGGCGGCGCGTCCGGGTGGCGCAGCGCGGTCGGCTCGGGCTCGCTCCAAGTGCGCCCGTCGTCCGCGCTGCGCAGCTCCCACATGCGCCCCGACGGCACGCGCGCGAACATCACCGCGTCGCTGCCGCCGAGCGACAGAATGGTGCCTTCCAGGGTGCGCTGCCACGGCTGCGTCTGCCAGCCGTGCGGGTGCGGGCCGGGGATCAGCGTCCAACTCGCCCCCCGGTCCTCGCTGCGCAGGACGAACTGGGTGTCGGTGCGGCCCGGCCGGTCGGTCCGGTTGCGCACGCTGTAGGTGGGCAGCAGCCAGGCGCCCGAGTCCATCTCGCAGCCGCGCATGTGCCCGACGCCGCAGTAGCCCGAGCTGTTGACCGGGTCGAGGATCTCCACCTCGCTCCAGGTGTGGCCGTCGTCGTCGGAGCGGCGCACGCCGATGCCGCCGTCGTGCGGCGGCAGGAACAGCTCCGGCGTCGGCTCGGTGCCGAAGGCGACGATCCGCGTGCCGCCGCGCGCCACCATCGGGTTGAAGCCGTGCTGGTTGTAGGGCACCTCCCACGGGTGGGTCGGGCCCTGCCAGGTGGCGCCGCCGTCGCCGGAGCGGTAGGCGAGCAGCTCGTTGATCTTGTCGTGGTTGTTGATCATGTGCCCGGCCCCCGACTGGGTAATCGCCAGCAGGTCGCCGCCCGGCGTCTTCAGGGCGCGCACCGGCTCG includes:
- a CDS encoding carbohydrate ABC transporter permease yields the protein MSVLRTRGERLFDALNVTVLILVSAVVVIPFWLLLVDSFSTPESVYLREFRAQLLPVSWSITAYETVLQKSAIGTAYANTLFRTVVGTVLNTLVTIAAAYAISKRRLPFIRAFTFLVVFTLFFNGGLIPRFLLVRSVGLLDSRWALIWPVLVQAYTLLIARNFMFSIPDSLEESAYIDGANEITILWRIILPLSKPIIATVALWGAVMHWNAWFDALIYVTDHTKIVLQLLLRRVLLEAQIMSMTDVDLETDTAVTEETVKAALIFISIGPIVILYPFAQKYFIRGVLIGSVKG
- a CDS encoding sialidase family protein; protein product: MIPHVHQPPPDGVLLEQEERIPLAGGALEVAKPPTGYRHLPDLGIIASDRLDVRRLHAFPPPNDMSEPVRALKTPGGDLLAITQSGAGHMINNHDKINELLAYRSGDGGATWQGPTHPWEVPYNQHGFNPMVARGGTRIVAFGTEPTPELFLPPHDGGIGVRRSDDDGHTWSEVEILDPVNSSGYCGVGHMRGCEMDSGAWLLPTYSVRNRTDRPGRTDTQFVLRSEDRGASWTLIPGPHPHGWQTQPWQRTLEGTILSLGGSDAVMFARVPSGRMWELRSADDGRTWSEPEPTALRHPDAPPMVFWLAGGSTMVALIHNQGSGDWRGQADRRELWACLSRDEGRSWSPPRLLLADTTVPRAAPSTRDARRRVELSYADLVLDGDRLHLFLDHQKRQIFHVMLTEADLSAGATEQDLFG
- a CDS encoding ABC transporter permease subunit → MKSPDAISAAGAPAHARVNWGARWRLMRRYKLIYLLLLPAAAYFVLFQYGPMYGIQIAFKDFKLLKGIWASEWVGFEHFVAMFGAPRFWQVLRNTVVISVLKLLFGFPAPILFAIMLNELIGVRFKKSVQTISYLPHFISWVVLAGIVYEVLSPSLGIVNQMIEATGGRPHNFMADSDWFVGVVVISYVWQTFGWGSIIYLAALAGIDPQLYEAAQIDGASRLQRTMRITIPSLYPVMVIVFLLRVGNLLEVGFDQIFNLQNPTIYDTGDIIETYTYRKGIIQQDWSYASAVGLFNNTVGLILLLVVNRFTRVAREFGF